TATGGGGTTCACAACATCTATGTGGACAAGAAAGCCATGCCCGCCTACAAAGCCGGAGGAAAATATCCCGAAGGCAGCCGCTTTGTGGTCGATTACTACAAGTTAAAGGAAGAAAACGGCAAGCCGGTAAAAGGTAAAAAGAACATGATTGTCCTGATGAAAAAGGACAAGAAATTCAAAGAAACCGGCGGCTGGCAATTCGTCGGTTTCACCGGCGAGGGGAAGGCTTCCAAGCTTGACCCGGTGAAAAACTGCTATGAATGCCATCTGAAAGAAGCAAAAGATAGAGATTACGTCATTTCGAAGTATACCGATTTCAAATAACAAACCCCCGCGAGAAGTCTCCATCTCAAAAAGCATCACAGGACCTGTGGTGCTTTTTTATTTTCTAAAAATTATTTATCCCTCAAGCTATTCCGCCTTCTGACGATATGTTTAAAAACAAGGGTGGTGCACTGCCTTTACATCTGCATGAAACAGGGTTGAAACTATGTTTATGGATAACAACGTGCCGGCCTTCAATGTCAAATCCTTGCCATCCTCCTGGCCTGCACGCCTCGCCTCGGCAAGCCGGCTATTGATGGAGATATCAGGCACCACAGAGGAAGAATTCCTGGCAACCGGGGCTAGGCTCCACGATTTTTACGACCGGGCCGGACAAATCTCACAAATGTCTTCGGAGATGGCCGGCCAGGTTTCCGGCGAAGAAATTTCCCATACCATTGGCCGCCTTCGGGAGATACTTGTCCAGATGGACGAGTACCTGGTCCATGGGGAGAAGGAGACGGAACAGAGTTCCCAAACCTTGCGCTCAATTCTTCTTTTATTGGACAGGACTGCTGCTCCCCTTTCAGGTTTCAGGAAAATAAACAAGTCGCTGCGCATGCTCGGTATTTCAACCAAGATAGAAAGTGCACGTCTTGGGCAGAGCGCTGCAGGATTCGATACGCTGGCAAACGATGTCGCTCAGCTTTCCATTCAGGTTCTTGAAAAGGCGGGGACAATACTTGAACAAAAGGAACTGCTGACCTCTGTGATCCGCCAGACCCTGAACCAGGTTCTTGATCTGGGCATAGAACAAAAGGGTCAGGTAAAGGGAATACTGGAAAGAACCCAGGCAAGTCTTGCTGCCCTGACTGAAGTCAATTCCCGTTGTTCCACGGCTGCATCTGCCATAGCCGAAGCTTCGGGAGTCGTGTCCCGAAACATTGGCGAAGTTGTCATGTCCATGCAGTTCCACGATATAGTCCGTCAACAGATCGAGCATGTGGCCGAGGCTCTGGATGATCTGCAGAACAGCCTGGAAAGCGAGGGAGAA
This region of Geotalea daltonii FRC-32 genomic DNA includes:
- a CDS encoding cytochrome P460 family protein translates to MKKNSVMLTAVSLLFAATSAFAATGTLPKGYEKWEKSKEKVVSDKSSLFYGVHNIYVDKKAMPAYKAGGKYPEGSRFVVDYYKLKEENGKPVKGKKNMIVLMKKDKKFKETGGWQFVGFTGEGKASKLDPVKNCYECHLKEAKDRDYVISKYTDFK